The proteins below are encoded in one region of Phaseolus vulgaris cultivar G19833 chromosome 1, P. vulgaris v2.0, whole genome shotgun sequence:
- the LOC137813586 gene encoding small ribosomal subunit protein eS27y-like: MVLQNDIDLLNPPAEIEKRKHKLKRLVQSPNSFFMDVKCQGCFNITTVFSHSQTVVVCGNCQTVLCQPTGGRARLTEGCSFRKKGD; encoded by the exons ATG GTTCTTCAAAATGATATTGATTTGCTAAATCCTCCTGCTGAGATTGAGAAGAGGAAACACAAACTCAAGCGTCTTGTTCAGTCCCCAAACTCTTTCTTCATG GATGTTAAGTGCCAGGGTTGCTTTAACAT AACGACTGTGTTTAGCCACTCTCAGACTGTTGTTGTATGTGGAAACTGCCAGACTGTCTTGTGCCAGCCAACCGGGGGACGGGCAAGGCTAACTGAGGGATGCTCCTTTAGGAAGAAGGGAGACTAA